A genome region from Camelina sativa cultivar DH55 chromosome 10, Cs, whole genome shotgun sequence includes the following:
- the LOC109126922 gene encoding uncharacterized protein LOC109126922 produces MFIAASMSYCPVSLGVPPLGASLPRCLYRGDSLSLVASLSCGLVRPSSTSPSLPHGARFSGYFSDTALLTGYSSSVSQLSLEAAPSPVVLCRSFTCLDYLGFSAVYPCSNAPDLNVSHCRASVDVLGPISERSFVSFSYLKENIIQQASLIPWLLCCGSCVARPAFVLVGCSSENYFSVGFNGSSKGCFFTSLSIANSRIVLFALVADSIMCNKHLCVFIVVQSVSLIGSSVIMVRGLHDDVYCLSDRFALIYLSIYFYHMDCFAFVAASLITLKTFGLPPFVTFPSVEDV; encoded by the exons ATGTTCATTGCCGCCTCTATGTCGTATTGTCCTGTTAGTCTTGGTGTCCCTCCTCTAGGCGCCTCTTTGCCTCGCTGCTTGTATCGTGGCGACTCATTGTCTTTGGTCGCTTCCCTGTCCTGTGGTTTGGTTAGACCTTCCTCCACATCTCCATCTCTACCCCATGGCGCTCGGTTTTCCGGATACTTCTCCGACACCGCTTTGCTTACCGGATACTCTTCTAGTGTCTCTCAGCTTTCCCTTGAGGCAGCTCCTTCCCCGGTAGTTCTTTGCAGGTCTTTTACTTGTCTTGACTACCTAGGTTTCTCCGCCGTGTATCCTTGCTCTAACGCCCCAGATCTAAACGTCAGTCACTGCCGAGCTTCAGTGGACGTTCTAGGACCTATCTCG GAGAGATCCTTCGTTTCCTTCTCCTACCTAAAGGAGAACATCATCCAACAAGCATCCTTGATTCCATGGCTTTTATGTTGTGGCTCCTGTGTTGCGCGGCCAGCCTTTGTACTGGTAGGATGTTCTTCAGAGAACTATTTCTCTGTTGGTTTTAACGGCTCATCAAAGGGGTGCTTTTTCACCTCTCTTTCGATAGCTAACTCTCGGATTGTGTTGTTTGCCCTAGTGGCCGACTCAATCATGTGCAACAAACATCTTTGTGTGTTCATTGTTGTCCAAAGCGTCTCACTTATTGGCTCTAGTGTTATCATGGTTCGAGGACTTCACGATGACGTATATTGTTTAAGTGATAGATTtgctttgatttatctttctatcTACTTTTACCATATGGATTGCTTTGCGTTTGTTGCAGCGAGTTTGATAACTTTGAAGACTTTTGGCCTCCCTCCTTTTGTAACATTTCCCTCTGTTGAGGATGTTTAG
- the LOC104718052 gene encoding uncharacterized protein LOC104718052: MAYTNKIKAAAAIATVVLFLAVAIADAQSMPPMPKLNPVCALADLPHIIELCYVNLDLKPSEECCTDLKSAGSTQVTCLCDNFLAHPSNASITQARYNLVHEACGVFEKYACKGGDANGGSTNMIAASMGLFCLVASFFL; the protein is encoded by the exons ATGGCttacacaaacaaaattaagGCAGCGGCTGCGATTGCGACAGTGGTGCTGTTTCTAGCGGTTGCGATCGCGGATGCACAGTCTATGCCGCCAATGCCAAAGCTGAATCCTGTGTGTGCGTTGGCGGATCTCCCACACATCATCGAACTTTGCTAcgtaaatttggatttgaagCCATCTGAAGAATGCTGCACTGATCTCAAATCGGCGGGCAGCACGCAAGTGACTTGTCTCTGCGACAATTTCCTTGCACATCCGTCCAACGCCAGCATCACCCAAGCCCGCTACAACCTAGTCCACGAGGCCTGTGGCGTTTTCGAGAAATATGCCTGTAAAG GAGGAGACGCCAACGGAGGATCAACGAACATGATTGCTGCATCAATGGGTCTATTTTGTTTGGTTGCAAGTTTCTTCCTTTAA